Proteins from a single region of Oncorhynchus kisutch isolate 150728-3 unplaced genomic scaffold, Okis_V2 Okis01b-Okis20b_hom, whole genome shotgun sequence:
- the LOC116358891 gene encoding phospholipase A2-like codes for MEMSALYLALLLFSEHVIDGITRSYEGTELATTPTVTSPLPERWRRRDKRGLLELAGVVKCSTGRSAVAYVMYGCYCGLGGQGWPRDKADWCCHKHDCCYGKAENLGCQTKTDKYQWTCENKMSNCESLKNRCDKILCRCDREAARCLRRAPFIPKYSVWPDFMCGYEQPTCTRH; via the exons ATGGAGATGTCTGCTTTATACCTCGCTCTGCTTCTGTTCTCCG AGCATGTTATCGACGGGATAACCAGATCTTACGAAGGGACTGAGTTAGCGACAACACCGACAGTCACCTCCCCGTTACCGGAGCGATGGCGGCGGCGGGACAAGCGGGGCTTGTTGGAGTTGGCGGGCGTCGTTAAATGCAGCACTGGGAGGTCGGCGGTGGCTTACGTCATGTATGGATGTTACTGCGGGCTGGGAGGCCAGGGATGGCCCCGAGACAAGGCTGACTG GTGCTGTCACAAACATGACTGTTGCTATGGGAAGGCCGAGAATCTGGGTTGTCAGACCAAGACGGACAAGTACCAGTGGACCTGTGAGAACAAGATGTCAAACTGCG AGTCTCTCAAGAATCGATGTGACAAGATTCTGTGCAGGTGTGACCGGGAGGCGGCCAGGTGTCTGAGGAGAGCTCCCTTCATCCCTAAATACTCTGTCTGGCCCGACTTCATGTGTGGATACGAACAGCCCACCTGTACCCGTCACTGA